Proteins encoded by one window of Culicoides brevitarsis isolate CSIRO-B50_1 chromosome 2, AGI_CSIRO_Cbre_v1, whole genome shotgun sequence:
- the LOC134828991 gene encoding uncharacterized protein LOC134828991 — protein MPVRRPAKLTHSRRGESLGPIRKADPTSGATFNVQVVKGKMSGKCLVHACRALTIGLTLMFIGAAMATVGYYTNTHAHELRANGTVTQFRFKNENRGLHLNNLSYLGPIIMGVGGFIVVAACVITFEMRDSAAKVMPARLVVGGQNSKNGTRPVNRGRSMTKAQWEQQLGVFRTSPAEALAERRATTAALVHFSKTFGSPKPVPMRRMSKSDSVPNIFQAVPSEHSREHSPIVEHCMAEYLAEKRHSRQRRRSRPSNSLVQRSTRDNFLHPSTMMQMHKAAISFDESGVMFGRKDSDITCSPQGSVKFDLTPLVINDQEVYRSSRPKPRRSDTAKRHVLSRQKPIEDELTGVHKYHGQRRRSSALSDSPSHRRTRVAGVHRQHSSESRVSADPSPSPEQKFRSQISVCSEPPPILSCQSSIDPVLPEETILDVPKVVAPEEEKKTPSKKLHRSSSTKSYKEKKKLEARKNNEIARLFAIQALKQRLENEHDIEVISERRQKFVPEAETEVFSNSESVTVETCIENKKTATETVINIPTDENETEKEVIK, from the exons ATGCCGGTAAGGAGACCCGCAAAATTGACGCATTCGCGTCGCGGAGAATCGCTTGGGCCGATAAGGAAAGCAGATCCAACGAG CGGAGCGACCTTCAACGTTCAAGTTGTCAAAGGAAAGATGAGTGGCAAATGTTTGGTTCATGCGTGTCGTGCCCTAACCATCGGA ctaaccCTGATGTTCATTGGAGCAGCAATGGCTACAGTTGGCTACTACACGAACACCCATGCCCACGAATTGCGTGCGAACGGAACTGTGACGCAATTTCGGTTCAAAAACGAGAACCGCGGCTTGCATTTGAACAATTTGTCGTATTTGGGACCCATTATTATGGGCGTCGGAGGATTTATTGTGGTAGCGGCGTGTGTAATAACTTTCGAAATGCGGGATTCAGCGGCAAAAGTCATGCCCGCGAGACTTGTTGTTGGAGGACAGAACAGTAAAAATGGCACGAGACCCGTGAATCGAGGGAGAA GTATGACCAAAGCTCAATGGGAACAGCAACTTGGCGTGTTCAGGACTTCGCCAGCAGAGGCTTTGGCAGAGAGAAGAGCAACTACGGCAGCTTTAGTGCACTTTTCGAAGACTTTTGG CTCCCCAAAACCCGTGCCAATGCGCCGCATGTCCAAAAGCGATTCAGTTCCTAACATATTCCAAGCTGTTCCTAGCGAGCATTCACGCGAACATTCGCCCATCGTGGAGCACTGCATGGCGGAATATCTCGCGGAGAAGCGTCACAGTCGGCAGCGACGTCGTTCGAGGCCCAGCAACAGTTTGGTGCAACGCAGCACGCGCGACAACTTCCTCCATCCGTCGACGATGATGCAAATGCACAAAGCGGCAATCTCCTTTGACGAGTCTGGCGTCATGTTCGGGCGAAAAGACAGCGATATCACGTGTTCGCCGCAAGGCAGTGTCAAATTTGATCTCACGCCGCTCGTAATTAACGATCAAGAAGTTTACCGGAGTTCGAGACCGAAGCCGCGACGAAGTGACACTGCAAAACGTCACGTACTTTCGCGCCAAAAACCAATCGAAGACGAGTTGACGGGCGTTCACAAGTATCACGGGCAACGAAGACGCAGCTCAGCGTTGAGTGACTCGCCATCGCATCGCAGAACACGCGTAGCTGGCGTGCATCGTCAACACAGCAGCGAATCCCGTGTCAGTGCAGACCCTTCGCCATCGCCCGAACAAAAATTCCGCAGTCAAATCTCCGTTTGCTCGGAACCGCCGCCAATTCTTTCCTGTCAATCGAGTATTGACCCAGTTTTGCCCGAAGAAACGATCCTGGATGTCCCCAAAGTCGTCGCACcggaagaagaaaagaaaactcCCTCGAAAAAACTTCATCGAAGCAGCTCCACAAAAAGttacaaggaaaaaaagaaactcgAAGCACgtaaaaacaatgaaatcgCGCGTCTTTTCGCCATTCAGGCACTCAAACAACGTCTCGAGAACGAACACGATATCGAAGTCATCAGTGAACGCCGCCAAAAATTCGTTCCTGAAGCGGAAACAGAAGTTTTTAGTAATTCAGAGTCGGTAACAGTCGAAACTTGCATCGAAAACAAGAAAACCGCGACGGAAACAGTTATCAACATTCCAACAGACGAAAACGAAACAGAGAAAGAAGTGATCAAATAA